The DNA sequence CACGCCTCCTGGTACTCGACGGCGTCCGCCCCGAAGCCCAGATGGACAAAGCGCAGCTCACTCACGGCAGCTCCTGTTCCCGTCTTCCCGTCCTCGCGGGTCCGCTCCGGACCCCTGGCACCGGCGGACGCGAACGTCCCGGACGCGTACGCCGTGCCCAGGCCACTGTACGGCGACCTCCGAATGGGCTGCGGTCGAGCCCCTTACAAGATCGTCTGGCGGCGCTTTTCCGTGCCTATTTGATCTGTCTCTGATCTGTCCTCACACGATCGGATGAATGCGGGGCGAAGGCGGCGTTCAGGGCGGCGGGGACCGCTAAATTCACGCCGTTCCCAGAATGGCGATCAGGGAGACCGGGCAGGTTGATGACGGAACGACCCCCACAGCGCATTCCCAACCGCCAGCTAGCCGCGCTCATCGCGGAGGCCGGCTTCTCCAACGCGGGGCTCGCACGTCGCGTCGATCAATTAGGGCTGGAGCACGGCCTCGACCTGCGCTACGACAAGACCTCCGTCACCCGGTGGCTCCGCGGCCAGCAGCCGCGCGGCACGACACCGGCGTTGATCGCCGAGGTCTTCACCCGGCGGCTGGGACGGCGGCTGTCCGCGCAGGACCTTGGGCTCGACGCGTGTGCGCCGGTGTACGCGGGGCTGGAATTCGCCGCGTCGCCGGCGGAGGCCATTGACATCGTGAGCGGCTTGTGGCGCAAGGACTCCGGCAGCCACACCGAGCTGCGCAAAATCGCGTTCACGCCCGCGGGGCTGGTGGTGCCCAGCCGCGACTGGCTGATCGGACGCGCCGACGACCGGGTGGCCCGTACACCCGCCCCGCCCCCCGGGGCCGCCGGACCCCCCGGCGCACCCGGTACACCGGGCGCCCCCGGCGCCCAGGGGCCGGGCACGGGCGGGCCCCCGCCACCCGGCGAGGGCGGCGGCCGGATCGGCGAGAGACCGACGGGCCGGACGCTGGTCCCCCGGCAGCGCGCCGAACGGGCGCCCGGGAGCCGCGTCTCCATGGGCGACATCGCGGCCCTGCGCTCCGTCGGCGAGCTCTTCCGCACCCTCGACCACGCGTACGGCGGCGGGCACGCGCGGCAGGCGCTCGTCCGCTACCTGGAGCACGAGGCCGAGCCGATGCTGCGCGGCACGTACGGCGAGACCACGGGACGCCGGCTCTTCGGCGCCGCCGCGGACCTCACCCGGCTCGCCGGGTGGACCTCGTACGACATCGCCGCCCACGGGCTCGCCCAGCGGTACTACGTCCAGGCGCTGCGCCTGGCACAGGCCGCGGGCGACCGGGCGTACGGCAGCTATGTCCTGGTGACCATGAGCCGCCAGGCCGTCTACCTCGGCCACGGCCGGGAGGCGGTCCAGCTCGCCCGCGTCGCCCAGCAGGGCGTCGGGTCCGGCGCACCCCCCGTCGTGCAGTCCCTGCTGCACGCGGTGGAGGCGCGCGGGCACGCGGTGCTCGGCGAGGTACGGGCCTGCTCCGCCTCCCTCGCCCGCGCCGAACGGGCACTGGAGACGGCCCGGCCCTCGGACGACGTGCCGTACTGGATCCGCTTCTTCGACGAGGCGGAGCTCGCGGACGAGTTCGCGCACTGCCACCGGGATCTGCAGCAGTGGCGGGCGGCCGCGCAGCACGCGGAGCGGTCGCTGCAGCTCCGGGCACCCGCGTACGCGCGGAGCAGGCTCTTCTGCCGGGTGGTGCTGGCCGCTGCGCGGCTGGGGCTCGGGGAGCTGGAGCAGGCGTGCGCGCTGGGGGTGGAGGCGGCGCAGGCGGCGGCCGAGATGCGGTCGGTTCGGGCCGTGGAGTATGTGCGGGAGTTCGAGCGGCGGCTCGATCCCTATCGGGACGCGGCGGCGGTTCGGGGGTACCGGGAGAAGGTGGCGGTGTTGTAGGGGGTTCCCCTGCGGGGGGCTGAGCCCCCCACCCCCCAAGCGCCCTGCGGGCGCTGTCCTCAAGCGCCGGACGGGCTGATTTCAGCCCGTCCGGCGCTTGAGGACCTCGCGGCGAAGCCGCGATGCCGGGGTCCGGGGGCGGAGCCCTGGAAGAAACGGTGAAAGGGCGGGACAGGGGCAACCCCCCTACGCCACGCGCAGCGCCTGAGCGTCCTGCTCCGGCCGGATCCCCAGATCCCGCAGCAGCGCGTGCGCCGCCCGCCGCCCCGAGAACAGGGCCCCCTGGACCGTACTCGTGTCGCGGTGATCCCCGCACACGTACAACCCGGACAACAACCGCACCGGCCGCCGCACATCGTGCGGCGCCGGCATGGCCGGAACGGCGTCCGCGTCGTGATGGGCGGTCAGCAGCTCGAAGTCGTCGGGGGCGAGGCCGTACACCCGGGCCAGCTGCGTCCGCGCCGTGCGGTCGAGTTCGGGCACCGGTGTGCCCGCCGCGCGGCCGAGGACGGTGGAGGTGATGAGGACGCGGCCGGTGGGGGCCCGGTCGGGGTCGACCTCGCTGGCGACGGTGGTGTGGGCGACGGGGCCGCCCCGGCCGCCCGTCACGATCAGGGCGGCGTCGCACGGCGGGGCCTCGGCGGCCGTGTGGTGAAGCACCGTCACCGGGTGGAAGCCGGGCAGCCGGAGGCCGGGCAGCAGGTCGGCGGCGGCCCGGGCGCCGGTGGCGACGATCACCGAGCGGCAGCCGATCTCACCGTGGTCGGCGGTCGTGACGGAGGTGATGTCCGCGGAGGTGGCCCGGACGCCCGTCCGGACCGTCCCCGGCGGCAGCAATCCCGCCAGCAGCTCGGCCATCGTGCCCGCCCCGCCCGCCGGGAGGCAGAGCCGGCCGCGGGCGAAGCCGCGCAGGACGAGGTCGGCGCAGCGGCTGGACGTGGTGAGTTCGGGGTCGGACAGCAGAGAGGCCAGCAGCGGGCGGAGGAAGCCCTCGATCGTACGGGCCGGCAGGCCGCGGCCGGCGAGGGTGGCGGCCGTCGGGCGGTCCGGGCGGGCCAGCAGCCGGTCGGTGGGCAGCGCGGCGAGCCGGGCGAGCGCCGCGTCGAGCCGGGCCTGGTCGAGGCCGGTGGCCCGGGAGGCGCGGGCGGCCGTGGCCAGGGCACGGGCGGTGGTGAACGCCCTCTTGGCGCCGCGCGCTTCGCCGCCGATCCGGTGGTTGCGGCCGTCGGCGTGGACCAGGACGCCCGGCAGGAAGGGCCGCAGGGCGAGGGCACCGAGGCCGGGGGTGCGCCGCAGGTCGGGGAAGGCGGTGTTGAGCAGCTGGCCGGAACGGTCCAGCCGGAAGCCGTCGATCCGGTCCGTCGCCATCCGCCCGCCCGGCCGGTCCGCGGCCTCCAGGACGGTGACGCCGACGCCGGCGTTGGTCAGTTGGTGTGCTGCCGAGAGCCCGGCGAGGCCGGCTCCGACGATGACGACATCGGCGTGGTGTGCGGTGTGGCGTGCGCTGCTGGCCACGTGGCCTCCCGGGGTCGGTCCGCTCGCTCGGGGGCGTGATGCCCCCAACCGGCTGGCGCAATGCGCGAGTTCGCCTCGACCGTAGAGAGAATTCCGGTCAATAACAGTCGCGCACGGATAGAGCACGGTCGCACGGCGGTCGCACGGTTACGGTTCCGGGGCGGTCAATCATCGGGCGGAAGCGCGGTCCCCGGGGGTGAGAGCCGCGCGGACGGCGCTCTCGACGTCCGGGTGCGCGAACCGGAAGCCCGAGTCCAGCAGTCGTCTCGGCACGACCCGTTGGCTGGACAGCACGTCCGACGCGAGCTCCCCCAGCACCAGCCGGAGCGCCGGGGCGGGCGCGGGAAACAGCGCCGGACGGCGCAGTACGCGCCCCATCGTCCGGGCCACCCCGCGGTTGGTGACCGGCTCGGGCGCGGTCAGGTTCACCGGACCGGACAGTTCCGGGGTGTCCAGCAGATGGCGTACGGCGGCGATGTGGTCGCGCAGGGAGATGAAGCTCCAGTACTGGCGGCCGTTCCCAAGGGGCCCGCCCAGCCCCAGCCGGAACAGCGGGAACATCCGGCCCCAGGCGCCACCGCTCCGGCTCACCACCAGCCCGGTCCGGATCAGCACCGTCCGTACGCCCGCCTCGGCGGCGGGGGCCGTGGCCGCCTCCCACTCCTGGCAGACCCCGGCCAGGAACCCGCGGCCGGGCGGGGAGTCCTCGTCGAGGACGCGGTCGCCCGCGTCTCCGTAGAAGCCGGTGGCGCTCGCGCTCACCAGCACCCGCGGCGGGGTGTCGAGGCACGCGACCGCCTCGGCGACCGCCGCCGTGCCGAGCACCCGGCTCTCGCGGATCTCCCGTTTATACGCCTCCGTCCAACGGTGCGCCCCCACGCCGGCGCCCGCGAGGTGCACCACCGCGTCGCAGCCGGCCAGCGCGCGGGTGTCCACCCGCTGCCGTTTCGGGTCCCACTCGGCCTCGCCCTCGCCCCGGGGCGTACGGCGCACGAACCGCGTGACGCGGTGGCCGTCCGCCTCCAACGAGCGGATGAGCGCCGTACCGATGAGGCCGGTCGAGCCGGTGAGGGCGATGCGCATGGGTCACACCTTTCCCGGGTGTTCCGGGTTCACGCCCGACGGGAGCGGGTCGGGTCCACGCCCGACGGGCCGTTGCTTGCGCGTGGACCGGACGACGGCCGTCACGACCGGAAGCGCTCCCACAGCGCGGGGAAGCGTTCGGCCAGCGCGTCCTCGTCCGCCAGGTCGAGCGGGGTCCCCTGCGGCTCGGCCGGCGCGGGCGGCAGCGCCAGGTCCGGCAGCTCGGCGCCGGTGAGCTGCTCGTACGCCTCCTCGGCCGCGTAACCGAGGTCCTCGCCGTCCCCGTCCGCCTCCTCGTCGAAGTCGTCGAGCAGCTCGGCGAGACGGTCCGG is a window from the Streptomyces mobaraensis genome containing:
- a CDS encoding regulator → MTERPPQRIPNRQLAALIAEAGFSNAGLARRVDQLGLEHGLDLRYDKTSVTRWLRGQQPRGTTPALIAEVFTRRLGRRLSAQDLGLDACAPVYAGLEFAASPAEAIDIVSGLWRKDSGSHTELRKIAFTPAGLVVPSRDWLIGRADDRVARTPAPPPGAAGPPGAPGTPGAPGAQGPGTGGPPPPGEGGGRIGERPTGRTLVPRQRAERAPGSRVSMGDIAALRSVGELFRTLDHAYGGGHARQALVRYLEHEAEPMLRGTYGETTGRRLFGAAADLTRLAGWTSYDIAAHGLAQRYYVQALRLAQAAGDRAYGSYVLVTMSRQAVYLGHGREAVQLARVAQQGVGSGAPPVVQSLLHAVEARGHAVLGEVRACSASLARAERALETARPSDDVPYWIRFFDEAELADEFAHCHRDLQQWRAAAQHAERSLQLRAPAYARSRLFCRVVLAAARLGLGELEQACALGVEAAQAAAEMRSVRAVEYVREFERRLDPYRDAAAVRGYREKVAVL
- a CDS encoding NAD(P)/FAD-dependent oxidoreductase — encoded protein: MASSARHTAHHADVVIVGAGLAGLSAAHQLTNAGVGVTVLEAADRPGGRMATDRIDGFRLDRSGQLLNTAFPDLRRTPGLGALALRPFLPGVLVHADGRNHRIGGEARGAKRAFTTARALATAARASRATGLDQARLDAALARLAALPTDRLLARPDRPTAATLAGRGLPARTIEGFLRPLLASLLSDPELTTSSRCADLVLRGFARGRLCLPAGGAGTMAELLAGLLPPGTVRTGVRATSADITSVTTADHGEIGCRSVIVATGARAAADLLPGLRLPGFHPVTVLHHTAAEAPPCDAALIVTGGRGGPVAHTTVASEVDPDRAPTGRVLITSTVLGRAAGTPVPELDRTARTQLARVYGLAPDDFELLTAHHDADAVPAMPAPHDVRRPVRLLSGLYVCGDHRDTSTVQGALFSGRRAAHALLRDLGIRPEQDAQALRVA
- a CDS encoding TIGR01777 family oxidoreductase, which translates into the protein MRIALTGSTGLIGTALIRSLEADGHRVTRFVRRTPRGEGEAEWDPKRQRVDTRALAGCDAVVHLAGAGVGAHRWTEAYKREIRESRVLGTAAVAEAVACLDTPPRVLVSASATGFYGDAGDRVLDEDSPPGRGFLAGVCQEWEAATAPAAEAGVRTVLIRTGLVVSRSGGAWGRMFPLFRLGLGGPLGNGRQYWSFISLRDHIAAVRHLLDTPELSGPVNLTAPEPVTNRGVARTMGRVLRRPALFPAPAPALRLVLGELASDVLSSQRVVPRRLLDSGFRFAHPDVESAVRAALTPGDRASAR